One Candidatus Methylacidithermus pantelleriae genomic window, ATTCCTCCGCTACCGATCTTCGGTACAAGACATCTCCACCTGCACAAACCTTCTGTTCCAAGCCGAACCTCCCGACCCAGCTACTTCCCGCCGGCTCGACGCCCAGTGGTAAAACCCTAAGCCCCTCTTGAGTCTCTCGGGAGCGCTTCGCTTCCCTACCACACCAATACGCCACCATGCTGATATTCGGTCACCCGAGTCTCGAAGAAGTTCTTTTCCTTCACAAGATCGATCGTCTCGCTCATCCAAGGAAAAGGATTTCTTGAGCCATACTTCGCTTTCAGCCCGATTCGCTCCAACCGCCGGTCTGCAATGTATTCCACATACTGCCGGAAAAGTCCTGCGTTCAACCCCAGAACACCCCTTGGTAAACAATCTATCGCGTATAGCGTCTCTAGCTCCACTGCTTGGTCGATCATTTCCTCCAACTCTTTCCGAAATTCCGGGGTCCAAACCTCAGGGTTCTCTTCCTTGATCCCATTGATGAGATCCACCCCGAAACTCAAGTGTATGGTCTCATCCCTCAAGATGTACTGGAACTGCTCTCCAATCCCGGTCATCTTATTTTGCCGATGGAAGGACAAAATCATCACAAATCCGCTGTAAAAGAAGATCCCTTCCATGATCACGTAAAATCCAACCAAATTCTTCAAAAACTTCTGGATGTTTTCCACCGTATCCGTCCGAAAGTCCTCTCGCACAATATCTTCCGTCAACGTCATTTCAAACGCATCTTTATCGTGAATCGAGTTTATTTCATGATACATGTTAAACACTTCACGCTCATCCAAATTCAGCGACTCCACGATATACAAAAACGCATGCGTGTGCACCGCTTCTTCAAACGCTTGCCGTAAAAGATACTGCCGTGCCTCAGGGTTAGTAATATGCTTGAAAATGGCAAGCACAATGTTATTCCCCACAAGACTCTCCGCCGTGGCAAAGAATCCCAAATTGCGTAGAATTACCAGCCGCTCATCCGGCGTGAGTTTATTAGACTTCCAAAGCTCAATATCACGCTGCATCGGGACTTCCGACGGAAGCCAGTTATTGGCGCAACCCTTCAAATAGTACTCCCAAGCCCACTTATATTTGATGGGCATAAGTTGGTTGACATCGACGGTTTTACAATTGATCAGGCGCTTTTCTTCAACATTGATCCTTTTGCTCAAGTCATATGGCTTAGGACGCGAAGACCCTTGAGTGCAGCAGCCCATGGAAGTCACCTCCTTTTACGTGTGAACGTTCGGCTTTTTCGTTTGACTCTATTTTCTATTGACAGCTCTCACAAATCCCATCCTCCGCCGAGCACGCCCCCTGGCGAGGACCCCGCTGAATCGAGAGGTTCGCGGAAGGGCCTTTCTCCCGAAGCCAGCGTGGAGCAATGCCACGAGCATTGACGTCTAGCGTTGACTTTTCGATGGTCGTTGCCGCTGAAGCGCGCAGGTAATAGGTTGTCTTGAGTCCTTTCTTCCAGGCAAGCATGTACATTTCGGAAAGAAGTTTTCCGCTGGGTTCGGCAATGTACAAGTTCAAGGACTGGCCCATGTCGATCCACTTTTGCCTGCGGCTAGCGCATTCAATGAGCCAGCGAGGCTCAATTTCGAAAGCTGTGCGATACAATTCCTTCAGTTCCGCCGGGATGCGCTCGATCGGCTGAACCGATCCGTCATAATACTTGAGATCATCCAGCATTTGCTCATCCCAGAGACCAAGCCTCTTGAGATCTTCGACGAGATAGGCATTAATCGTAGTAAAGTCACCCGAGAGATTGGACTTCACAAAAAGGTTTTTAAAAGTGGGTTCAATCGATTGGGAAACGCCCGTAATATTGGAAATCGTAGCTGTGGGAGCAATAGCCAGGCAGTGGGAATTGCGCATCCCGTACTTCCGGATGGATTCCCGAACGGGTGTCCAATCGAGGCGAATGGTCCTGTCGATCTCGCACCATCCGCCGCGCTCCTTTTCCAAAAGGTCGATCGTATCGAAGGGTAAAAGTCCCTGATCCCACTTGGATCCCTTAAAGGCGGGATAGGGACCACGTTCCCGTGCAAGTTCCGAGGAAGCCAAAATCGCGTAATAGGAAATGAGTTCCATACTGGAATCCGAAAACTCCACCGCCTCCTGGCTCGCATACGGAATCCGAAGCCGATAGAGGGCATCCTGGAACCCCATGATTCCCAGCCCTACCGGCCGGTGCCGAAGGTTGGAGTTCCGCGCTTCTGGAATGGGATAAAAGTTAATGTCGATTACGTTATCGAGCATTCGCATGGCTATGCGAATGGTGGAGGCAAGTTTCTCTTCATCCAAACCCCGATCGGTTACATGGGCAGCAAGATTAATGGATCCAAGGTTGCACACGGCGACTTCGTCTTTGGAGGTTGGGAGAAGCACTTCCGTGCAAAGATTAGAGCAGTGGATCACTCCAGCGTGGCTTTCTTGGGAACGGATATTGGAAGGATCCTTAAACGTAATCCAGGGATGCCCCGTTTCAAAGAGCATCGTCAACATTTTCCTCCAAAGCTCCCGAGCTGAAACCTTTTTAAAAAGTCGTATCTTCCCCTCTTCGGCTAATTTTTCGTAATGAACATATCGCTTTTCAAAAGCTTGCCCGTAAAGCTCATGGAGATCAGGAACCTCATCCGGGCTAAAGAGCGTCCAGCTACCGTCCTCTAAAACACGCTTCATGAAAAGGTCCGGGATCCAGTTTGCCGTGTTCATGTCATGGGTCCTGCGACGCTCATCTCCCGTATTGCGGCGAAGCTCGAGAAAATCTTCAATGTCAAGATGCCAAGTCTCCAGATACGCGCACAAGGCTCCCTTGCGTTTGCCCCCCTGATTCACGGCAACCGCAGTGTCATTGGCAACCTTAAGAAAGGGAATGACTCCCTGGCTTCGGCCTCCGGTTCCTCGAATCAACGCACCCGTTGCCCGGACCTTGGTCCAGTCATTGCCCAAGCCACCAGCCCATTTTGATAGCTTTGCATTATCGGCAATCGACTTAAAAATGTGCTCTAGATCATCCTCTACCGTCAATAGATAGCAGGAAGACAGCTGGGGATGGACTGTACCCGAATTGAACAAGGTGGGTGTTGAGGAAAGAAAGAGGAACCGCGAAAGAACATCATAGAAGCGAATCGCCCAATCCTCCCGATTTTCTTTCTCTGCGATTGCCAACCCCATCGCCACTCGCATCCAAAAGTACTGGGGCGTTTCGATCCTTCGGTCGTCCACCTGAAGGAGATAACGGTCATAGAGGGTCTGTAACCCCATGTAGGTAAAGGAAAGATCGCGAGAAACATCCAAGGCTTTCGCGAGCCGTTCCAAGTCAAACGATCTCAGTTGGGGATCTAAACGTCCAGCTTCCACCCCATGTTGAATAAACTGGGGGAAGCTTTGTCTGTGCTGTTCTTGCAAATCCCATCCCAAAAGATTTTGCCCCAGAACCTCGCGATAGATTCGACCCAAAAGCAAACGAGCCGCAACCAAGCTATAGGCAGGCTCCCGCTCAACCCGGGAACGAGCGGCCAGGATCATCGCCGTTTCGATCTCTTCCTCCCGGACCCCTTCGTAGAGGGAACTCAACGTTTCCTGGAAAAGATCTTGCCAAAAGCACCGGTCTTCCAACCCGCGGCAAGCCCGCATAAGTTCCCTTCGAAGCCGATCGGCATCCAAAAGCCGCTGAGTGCCATCGGCGAGGGTCACGTGTAATGTTGCGATCGGTCTGCCATAGATGTCCCGGTCTCCTCGTAAGGCTCTAGCCTTGCGACGATCCTCGCGGTAGACAATGTAGCGGCGGGCAACGGAATGGTAGCCTTGCCGCATGAGCTCTTCTTCGACCAAGTCCTGGATTCTCTCTACTTCGAGCTCTTCGCCATAAGCGGCCAAAGCCATAGCCGTCTCCACTACAGCCTGAGCCACCGCTTCAATTTTCTCTGACAAGGCAAGGGGCAAAGGATCGTCTTTTCGGAGACCGGCATCGGCGCGGAAAGCACTCTCAACGGCGCGGTAAATTCGCCCCTTGTTGAAGGGCTCGACCCGCCCGTCTCGTTTCCGGATAAGAAGACGCCGTTCCACCAGCGGCTCTAAACCGGCAAAGGCTAGCTGTTCCATTGCGTGCCTCCTGGATTGATTGTTTTCCCTAGCGGGTTCCTCCCCGCTCCCACAAAGCAAGCCACCGGATGGTGGCTTCCTTTGTGGTGTCGGAGGGCAATACCACTACCTATTGTGCAGTTAAGCCCTCCCATCCAACCTGTCAATAGCGAAAGTGTATTATACGCATGTATCATTGAAAGGAACTCCTTTTCCATCCAAAGTCCTCCTTGCCAGCCTAAAATCGCGCTCTAAAAAGGGAATCATGAAAGAAGGACTCCTCCTCATGATTGTCGGTGACTACGTAGAAGACTATGAGGCGATGGTACCCTTTCAGGCCCTCACCCTCCTAGGCTACACGGTGCATGCGGTCTGCCCCCAAAAAAAAGCAGGGGAAACCGTGGTAACGGCCATCCACGACTTTGAGCCGGGTGTGGATACGTACACAGAAAAACCGGGGCACCGGTTTCGACTCACGTTCGATTTTGATGAAGTAGACCCCCAAAACTACCTGGGCCTCATCCTCCCCGGAGGCCGCTCCCCGGAATACCTCCGGCTTAACCCCCGAGTCCTGGAACTGGTGCGCCACTTTGCCCAAACCCATAAACCCATTGCCGCAATCTGTCATGGACTCCAAATCCTAAGCGCCGCAGGAGTCTTGCGGGATCGAACGGTAACAGGATACCCGGCCGTGGGGCCGGAAATGGAAGCTTGCGGAGCTCGTTTCGTCCGGGTCGATTGGGAAGAAATCTGCCTAGACGATAATCTTGTAACAGCCCCCGCATGGAGCGCCCATCCCAAGTGGCTCGCGGCGTATGTCCGGCTGCTCGAAAAAAGTTCAGCTCTGAAACCCTCCCAGCCTGTAACCCACGGGAAAGACATCGAGAACCTCTGCGTTTCGGCATAAGCCCCCGTTTGGGTTACCAGGCTCACAAAGGAGGATAAGTCTTTCTTCCGGCACCCTCACCCAGGATTTTTTAGTGAAATCTCCCGACCAGTGGCTTGCGTTTCTTCGCATCGTGGTGGGCGTTTGCTTCTTGCGGGGCGGGCTTCAAAAAGTGCAGTGGGTCTTTTTAGGAAACATTTTCCCTCTCCCTTGGGTTTCCCAGCGATGGATCCATTTTATGCCTCGGCGGGTAGCCGAATTTGCGAGCCACAATCCCATCAGCTGGTACCGGGAGTTTTTAACGGGCTTTGTAATCCCTCACAGGGAAACTTTTGCTGCTTTGGTAGCCTGGGGAGAACTGGGAGCGGGCCTTGGCTTGATCTTAGGGCTTTTTACCCGGTTCTCTAGCGCAGTAGCTTTTTTTCTCGGTCTAAATTTCCTTTTAGCCACCTTCTGGCTAGGCCCGTGTGAGCTCTGGTTCCATACTCTCCTTTTAAGCCTTGCAGCGGCGTTTCTTTTTTCCGGCGCCGGCCACACCTGGGGAGTTGACGGGTGGCTGGCTAACCGGCTCCCCAAGATCTCCCTTTCTCGCCGAAGCTCCTCCACAACGCGCAAAGTGTAAGGTTGGGCAACCTTCCTCCATTTTCCGCTTACCCGCAGCCGATGGCTAGATCAAGTGCCAGCCGAAAGAGGGGCGTTTTTAGCCAAGGGTTGTGTCTTACTCTTTCTCGCCAGAAAATACCTTCCCCACAAGATCTTTCGAAAACATGGGGCTAAGAAAGGGCTCTTGTCCAACGACGGGAGCCTGGTACCACCCCGCAGAGCGCTTGCACCTTAGTACCGTGCTAGGCCAGCCACGAGCTACCCAAGCCAGTTAACTAAGCCTCTTCCTTGGCAAATAATGGCTCAGAATGGATTGAATCCCTTCCTACAAGCAAGGGATTCAACCAAGGTCGACCTGGAGGCTTACTTCCGTGCGCGGCCATAGAGAGCAAAAGAGCCTCGGAATAGTTCCTTGCGCCTAAAAGGGTCTCTTACTTCCGAGATACAGCTCGAATCCGCAAAACCGGACGCCTTTCAGCTGCTAGGAAAATGGCTACCAAAAAACCAACGGAGAAACTCCGGCTCCCGGGAAACCTCTTTTTTGGCTAAGTTTACCTACCCAATCTGGGAGTTGCCCGTTAGATTTTCCCTTGCGGCGACCATTTGGATTTCTGCCAATTTCAGTGGGCCCCAAAAAAAGAACCCTTGTACACGGCAAAAGAAGTCACCCATAGAACCGAAGCTTTTTCTTGAGCGTGCGCTTGTGTACCTTTGCCGGACCTCATGGGAAAAAGAGCTCGCCGGCAGTTACTCGCCAGCTGGGTGCCCATTGCAGGCTCTCTTTCCCTTCATTAGTTTTAAAAGAGTTCCCTTACAGGGAAAACTTGAGCCAGGCTCGCTTCCATGCCCGTAACAGAAACTTCTGGCGAAGACAAATCTCTTGCTGCTCTATCCGAGCAGCACCGGTTCTACCAACGACGAATCGCAGGGATGATCCGGCGGGTTCGTTCCATCGTCGTTGGGCAAGAGGAAGCCGTTCTTCGAGCCATCATCGGAGCGCTATCGGTTTTTCAACCCAACCCTGGTGGCCATGCTGCCAGCGGGCACTCCACTCTCATCGGCTTCCCAGGGACAGGCAAAACAACCTTCGCTTCGGCGCTAGCCCGGGCGATGGGAGGAACGTTTAGCCGAATCCAGTGCACCGCCGACCTTTTGCCGCGCGATTTTACTGGTTACTTCGTGCTCAAAGGCCAGCAGGTTGTTTTTCAGCCGGGCCCGCTCTTTGCCAACGTGGTCCTATGTGATGAATACAATCGGGCGCCGGAAAAGGCGCGGTCTGGCGTGCTTCAAGCTAAAATCGAGGGATTTGTTTCTGTAAGCTTTGGAGAAACCCACTCGTTCCCTTTACCCAAGCCCAACATCATCCTTATGACCATCAATCCGGCAGAGGAGGGGGAGCTTTACCCCATTGGGGAGGCGGATAACGACCGATCACTTTTTCAGATTTTCTTTCCACCCTTGTCAGAAGGGGAACGGCTGGAGCTCTTGGAGCGAGCCGAGCGCTTCCTCAAAGGGCAAGATGAGGAAAAAGAACCTCCGTTACAGCCGGAAGAATTTGAAACGATTCGTTTCTTTATCTGGGAAAACGTTTACGCCTCCCCGCTTCTCAAACGCTACATCGTCCGCCTCACCGACATCGAGCAGCTAGAAACCACCTTGGACCCCGTGCGCCAGGAACTCGAAAGAGCACTCCAAGTCCACATTCCCAAGCTATTTATCGGGTACTTAGCGGAACGACCCGCGCTGGGGTTGCTAGGTGCAGCTAAGGTGGTAGCCTTCCTGCGGGGAACGGATTTCATAAGAGGGAAGCCACGCGTTTCGCTATCGGTTTTGCCGCAAGACGTGCGCCTGGTTTTTGCCGATGTTCTTCGGCATCGAATTCGGTTATCCGAAGAACTGGCCAGTGTCACAACTTTGGCAAGCCGCTGGCTTTGGGAAAAAAAACTCCCGCCACCCCTTCGCCGGAAGTTTCGGGGACTCCAGGGACTTCTTTCTCGAGATCTCGTCGTCGATTTCCTTTTATGGGAAGCGCTCCAAAGGCTTCCGGACGTGCAGCCGGAAGATTTTGCCGAGGGACCGCCAAAGGAACAACCCGAAGACGAAAACGACCGAGAATGGGTCGTTGGCTAATCCTCCCGTAGGAACGGGGCACAGGGGATTGCCGCGACTCATTCAACTGACGTCCATTATGCTAAAGCCCACGATCGTTCTTGAGCTTCTCCGATGGGCAGAAACGGCTCCCGCTGTGGTTGGAACCCGATCGGGTAAAAGGCTGGGAGAAGGAATCGAGTTTGAGGCCTTTCGCGAAATGGGCGCCGGGGAAGATATTCGCGAGGTCGACTGGATCCGCTCGCTGACCCTCGAGCATCCTGTCATTCGCACGACCCGCCAGGAGCGTGGACCTGGTCTTTTATACTGGCACCTGGGAGTTGTGGGAACCAAAGGCACCGGACTGGAATCCAAGGGCTTGCTCTCTTGGCATATCCTGGAAGAGCTCGTTACATCTCTAGCAGCCCTCCCTCAGCCTTCGTGGATGGCAGCGCTTTTTCCCCAGGATCGCTTGTGGCAGTTCTATCCGCCCGCCCATCCCAGGGCTCTCCAGGTGCGACTAAGACAGACGCACAATCTACGCCTCGGAAACCCTTTCGATCGGCCTCATGTCAGCACAGTCTTTTCGCGAATTACTCCTTATCTCCGTGGCCTGTCCCTTGTCCTTGTTCTTGCCGATTGGTCAAAGTGGTCAAAAGTTTGGGAGGAAGTCATTGTTCTTTGGGGTTTCCTTAGTCGCCACAACTTGCCCGTGGCTTGGCTTTGGGTGGCAGACCGGTGGGAAATGGAACTTCCCTCTGTCCACGCAACGTTCCGCGTAGAGGCTTCCCACGCTTTTCCCTGGCTGCCTCTGGGAAATAAAGTCTTCCGAGCTCACCTGGCTCAGACTCTCCGGAAAGAGTGGGACGCTACCCGTGCGGCGATGGCTTCTTTGGGACTTCAGCAAGGAAGAGATTGGGCCATCGTAACCACCGCGTGTACCGCGAAAGAAAACCTAGAAAAATGGGTCAAGGCACGATCCATCTCTGTGAACTAAAAGACGCATGGTTACGCCTCGCATCATTCCTCAAACACGTCCCCTAGCCCTTTGGATATTGGTTTGTAATCTCGTTCTCTCCCCAAGCCAGCCGTCCCAAGCTTTTGATTACTCCTTCTTTGATCGTGAGCTTCGGCCCCAAGCCCCGAAAATTGGACATTTTCTCTACGTTGAGTTGTCTCAAGCACCCAACGAGCATCTCTCTAGCGATTCCGTCTTGTCCCTTCTTTCCTTCAACCGCCGTGCTACCGCACAACCCTGGGAAGAAGGATTTCTCATCCAGTGGTTTCCTCCCCTCACAGAAACCGAGATCGCCGAAATCGCAAACCAGTTACGTGCTCACCCCAAAGTCCGTTTCGTTTCTCCATCTTTTGTGGCGGACAAGGAGGAACGAATCACCAAGCCCGAAGTCCGGTTCGAACTGGATCCCCGCCTCTCTTCTTCCGAAGCGGAAGAGATCTGCCGCGAAATCGGAAAAGAACTGGGTGTTTCTCCGCCAAGCCCATTAGGAACAACGGAGAGTTCCCGCCTTCGCGTAATACGCGGAGTGCAAGATCCCTGGGCTTTGGCCCGCAGGCTTGCGCTATCCCGAACCAAAGGAGTCCTTTGGGCAGAACCCGGCTGGCGGTTATTGAAACCCAAGTTCGAGTACCGAGCGGTTCTCTACTTACCGGAGACCGGCGAAAGCGCTCAAGCTGTCACTACCCTTTTAGGCGATCCGATGGTCCTTCGGGTGGAAATCGGTCATTCCCCATCGGTGGACTGGCATCCAGAAGAGCTTGTAACCGCATTGCAACGCCTTGCGCCCCAGGATGCCGAAGGACACGAACTCACAAGCACGCTTTTCTTTAAGGGTCCCATCGAAGAGAGCCGAGCTGCAGAAGTGTGGAACGCTCAATGCGAAGTTAAGATCTATCGCGTGGGCGAATGGACTTTCTCTCTTCCTCTTCTGAAATATCGAGATCGAGAATCCGGCGTGGAAGAGACGATCCAAGGTCCTTCTCTTCGCGTTGTCATTCCTTCTCTAGCTAGCACCAAGGAAGAATTAAACCCCCTTAAACCTGCTCCGCCGCTAGAAGTTTCTGCTGGAAACACAACCTCCTGGACCCACTCATCCCCCGTTTTTGCACCAAAACGCCTTCTTGGGATCGGGATCACCTTTTTTGTCGCAGGGCTTTTGTTGCTTCTCTCAGGACCCGCAAAGACCGTTCTCCCCAAGAAAACCCCCGCAGCGGCTTCCCCTTCTATTCCCCAAGTCGCCGATTCTATAGATTGGCTTGCGACCAAACTCCAAAAGCCCCATAAGGACCTTCACGACGCTGTTCAAATCCGCGCTTTTGCCTGGAAACTCTTACAGCACGAGGATCAAGCAAATCAGAATGAGAAAATCCTTTCCTTTGCCAAAAAGCTCCTCGAAAAGACCGAACCCATCTTTACCCCCACCCCCCAGCTTGACTGGAACGAGATGGAATCGCTCATGGCTCAGCTAGCCACCGAGTTTGGATCGCAAGAGCCTGGGCAGAGTAAAAAACCCGCAAAAAAGCCGTGAAGGCGATCTTCTGGGTTTTCCTTTATGGGCTTCTTCCTTTCCTTGCGTTTTCAGCACTCCGGTGGCGTTCGAAAGCGCGCCAATGGCTCCCTGGGTTTGAAGTGTTTGTCAAAGCCTGGAAAAACCTTTCTTTCGGAAAGCGCTTCCGGCTTTGGATAGCAACCTATTTTCCCGTGCTGTGCCTCTTGCTTGCCATCGCCTCCTGGTCATGCGGGCTTTGGATTGCCAAACCCGTAGCCCGATGGAAACCACTTCCAGTTAAGGAACGCAGAATCGTTCTCGTAAACGACCTATCAGCGAGCATGCAGGGAACAGGCGAGGAACGATTACGACAGGCGGTGCTCGCATTTTTGAACACGCTTCTCCATGATCCCAACAGGGAAAACGTCCGCTTGGGGGTAGTTGAGTTTTCTGGAACGGCTAAAGTGCTATTGCCTTTAGTGAAAATCGCCGATTCCTCGGGGATAACTTCAGAAATCCGAAAGAAAAGGCTGATAGAGCTTCTTTCCAGTATGGGGACATCAGACCCAGCTATGGGCGATGGGACAGAACTTGGCGAAGGCCTGTGGGCAGGGCTGGAGCTCATTGTCCGTTACGGGCGAAGGAACGACCCCCTTCTTTCCGAACGCTGGCAAAGACTCAAACAAACGCTTCTTAGGTCATCATTGAGCCAACCTGCGGTCGAGCAGTTGCGAGATCAACTGGGTACCCATGCCGATAGCGTGCTCGTCGCATTCACCGATGGTTTTGTAGAAGGAGAAAAACTTTCCTCGGCGGCCGTTTTTTCTGTGGCAAAAGCCCTCGGTGTTCGAACCTATTTTCTCTCCGTAGAAGCCGTTCCCGATGTCCTTGCGCATTCGGTGGATCGGGCGATTGGACATCTTAGCGTTGAAAACGTTGCCACCCTGGAAACACTCTACCGTGAAATCGCCTCGCGCGAGGCTCGCCCGTCCTCGCGACGATCGCTTGAAACAGATGTTACCCAGAGAAAGCAGGCCGTCTGGCTAGGACTCGCTTTCTTTTTTTTAGGTATGGGTTATCGCTGGCGCAAGGGGGTGTACGTTCCTTGAAAAAGCTTTCCTTGAGGTTATTCTCGCCGGCTTGGCTTATTGGTCTCCGACAAGTTCTCGGCGTACTTTTGATTTTGTTTTCCCTCCCTCTCCTTTACCTTTCGCTGGGCGCAGCAAAAGAAACAAAAGAAAAGAAAACCACGGTAAACTCTTTTGCACAATGGAAGGAAAGGGAAACTCGAGCCCTCACTGCTGCGCTCAATGGGAAAGAAAACGAGCTAGAATCGTTCCGGCTTTCTTTCAGCGAAGCATCTCTTACATCACAACAAAAGGAAGTGCTGGCCAGAGAGGTCACTCTTCAACTGTCCCAGGTCCTCTGGGATCAACTAGAACTGGCCCGACGATACTCGGAGCTTGACCCTCATCACCCCTACCTGGAACGTCTACGGGAGGAGCTGCGAAAACGGTATCGGCTGTTTGGAATCTGGTTCGATCAAACCCTTTCGCTTTTACCCTCGGGCGAGCGTGACTCTCGACAGAGAAAGGAACGTCACTGGCTAGCTTATACAAAAGGGGTGCTTGCTGGCTGGCTAGCGGAACTGGAACCTGATCTTGAGAGCAAAAGG contains:
- a CDS encoding ribonucleotide-diphosphate reductase subunit beta → MGCCTQGSSRPKPYDLSKRINVEEKRLINCKTVDVNQLMPIKYKWAWEYYLKGCANNWLPSEVPMQRDIELWKSNKLTPDERLVILRNLGFFATAESLVGNNIVLAIFKHITNPEARQYLLRQAFEEAVHTHAFLYIVESLNLDEREVFNMYHEINSIHDKDAFEMTLTEDIVREDFRTDTVENIQKFLKNLVGFYVIMEGIFFYSGFVMILSFHRQNKMTGIGEQFQYILRDETIHLSFGVDLINGIKEENPEVWTPEFRKELEEMIDQAVELETLYAIDCLPRGVLGLNAGLFRQYVEYIADRRLERIGLKAKYGSRNPFPWMSETIDLVKEKNFFETRVTEYQHGGVLVW
- a CDS encoding ribonucleoside-diphosphate reductase subunit alpha — translated: MEQLAFAGLEPLVERRLLIRKRDGRVEPFNKGRIYRAVESAFRADAGLRKDDPLPLALSEKIEAVAQAVVETAMALAAYGEELEVERIQDLVEEELMRQGYHSVARRYIVYREDRRKARALRGDRDIYGRPIATLHVTLADGTQRLLDADRLRRELMRACRGLEDRCFWQDLFQETLSSLYEGVREEEIETAMILAARSRVEREPAYSLVAARLLLGRIYREVLGQNLLGWDLQEQHRQSFPQFIQHGVEAGRLDPQLRSFDLERLAKALDVSRDLSFTYMGLQTLYDRYLLQVDDRRIETPQYFWMRVAMGLAIAEKENREDWAIRFYDVLSRFLFLSSTPTLFNSGTVHPQLSSCYLLTVEDDLEHIFKSIADNAKLSKWAGGLGNDWTKVRATGALIRGTGGRSQGVIPFLKVANDTAVAVNQGGKRKGALCAYLETWHLDIEDFLELRRNTGDERRRTHDMNTANWIPDLFMKRVLEDGSWTLFSPDEVPDLHELYGQAFEKRYVHYEKLAEEGKIRLFKKVSARELWRKMLTMLFETGHPWITFKDPSNIRSQESHAGVIHCSNLCTEVLLPTSKDEVAVCNLGSINLAAHVTDRGLDEEKLASTIRIAMRMLDNVIDINFYPIPEARNSNLRHRPVGLGIMGFQDALYRLRIPYASQEAVEFSDSSMELISYYAILASSELARERGPYPAFKGSKWDQGLLPFDTIDLLEKERGGWCEIDRTIRLDWTPVRESIRKYGMRNSHCLAIAPTATISNITGVSQSIEPTFKNLFVKSNLSGDFTTINAYLVEDLKRLGLWDEQMLDDLKYYDGSVQPIERIPAELKELYRTAFEIEPRWLIECASRRQKWIDMGQSLNLYIAEPSGKLLSEMYMLAWKKGLKTTYYLRASAATTIEKSTLDVNARGIAPRWLREKGPSANLSIQRGPRQGACSAEDGICESCQ
- a CDS encoding DJ-1/PfpI family protein encodes the protein MKEGLLLMIVGDYVEDYEAMVPFQALTLLGYTVHAVCPQKKAGETVVTAIHDFEPGVDTYTEKPGHRFRLTFDFDEVDPQNYLGLILPGGRSPEYLRLNPRVLELVRHFAQTHKPIAAICHGLQILSAAGVLRDRTVTGYPAVGPEMEACGARFVRVDWEEICLDDNLVTAPAWSAHPKWLAAYVRLLEKSSALKPSQPVTHGKDIENLCVSA
- a CDS encoding TQO small subunit DoxD — its product is MKSPDQWLAFLRIVVGVCFLRGGLQKVQWVFLGNIFPLPWVSQRWIHFMPRRVAEFASHNPISWYREFLTGFVIPHRETFAALVAWGELGAGLGLILGLFTRFSSAVAFFLGLNFLLATFWLGPCELWFHTLLLSLAAAFLFSGAGHTWGVDGWLANRLPKISLSRRSSSTTRKV
- a CDS encoding AAA family ATPase, translating into MPVTETSGEDKSLAALSEQHRFYQRRIAGMIRRVRSIVVGQEEAVLRAIIGALSVFQPNPGGHAASGHSTLIGFPGTGKTTFASALARAMGGTFSRIQCTADLLPRDFTGYFVLKGQQVVFQPGPLFANVVLCDEYNRAPEKARSGVLQAKIEGFVSVSFGETHSFPLPKPNIILMTINPAEEGELYPIGEADNDRSLFQIFFPPLSEGERLELLERAERFLKGQDEEKEPPLQPEEFETIRFFIWENVYASPLLKRYIVRLTDIEQLETTLDPVRQELERALQVHIPKLFIGYLAERPALGLLGAAKVVAFLRGTDFIRGKPRVSLSVLPQDVRLVFADVLRHRIRLSEELASVTTLASRWLWEKKLPPPLRRKFRGLQGLLSRDLVVDFLLWEALQRLPDVQPEDFAEGPPKEQPEDENDREWVVG
- a CDS encoding DUF58 domain-containing protein; translated protein: MANPPVGTGHRGLPRLIQLTSIMLKPTIVLELLRWAETAPAVVGTRSGKRLGEGIEFEAFREMGAGEDIREVDWIRSLTLEHPVIRTTRQERGPGLLYWHLGVVGTKGTGLESKGLLSWHILEELVTSLAALPQPSWMAALFPQDRLWQFYPPAHPRALQVRLRQTHNLRLGNPFDRPHVSTVFSRITPYLRGLSLVLVLADWSKWSKVWEEVIVLWGFLSRHNLPVAWLWVADRWEMELPSVHATFRVEASHAFPWLPLGNKVFRAHLAQTLRKEWDATRAAMASLGLQQGRDWAIVTTACTAKENLEKWVKARSISVN
- a CDS encoding vWA domain-containing protein, which codes for MKAIFWVFLYGLLPFLAFSALRWRSKARQWLPGFEVFVKAWKNLSFGKRFRLWIATYFPVLCLLLAIASWSCGLWIAKPVARWKPLPVKERRIVLVNDLSASMQGTGEERLRQAVLAFLNTLLHDPNRENVRLGVVEFSGTAKVLLPLVKIADSSGITSEIRKKRLIELLSSMGTSDPAMGDGTELGEGLWAGLELIVRYGRRNDPLLSERWQRLKQTLLRSSLSQPAVEQLRDQLGTHADSVLVAFTDGFVEGEKLSSAAVFSVAKALGVRTYFLSVEAVPDVLAHSVDRAIGHLSVENVATLETLYREIASREARPSSRRSLETDVTQRKQAVWLGLAFFFLGMGYRWRKGVYVP